The Bradysia coprophila strain Holo2 chromosome IV, BU_Bcop_v1, whole genome shotgun sequence genome includes a region encoding these proteins:
- the LOC119065984 gene encoding facilitated trehalose transporter Tret1-like, producing the protein MGKDDPKPIKTADTYFFQYFVAFSASLLSFSVNVAYGWTSPTLPLLMNPDKSPIPITSDEGSWIVAIYVIGTIVITIPVAYSMEKLGRKITLLLGAVPLVIGWILIGVSQSVTVIYIARVLCGFTHGLSYSVLPMYLAEIASDKVRGSITIMLTVMAKFGILCSYAIGSYTDYRTTAWIGMAPPIVFVIFFIWLPDSPYFLIGKNRDKDALISLEKLRGHKDVQSEYEMMHSAVRKSEENKGTFKEIMSWDNLHAIVIILGLAAVQQLCGSQAVISYAQIIFDEVGSDLGGAESTIVLAVVQLAAAALSSVTVDKFGRKPLLMFSVLAPAICNTIVGVYFYLRANGQDVSGLAWLPMTAIMIFIVAYSLGLASVAFVVLGEVFPKNLRATAGAVFTIFASAIGFGVAKMFQIVSDDIGIYATFWIFAGFSYLFVPFIWFVLPETKGKSLDTILEELRPKKRATKMI; encoded by the exons ATGGGCAAGGACGATCCCAAACCTATCAAGACGGCTGATACGTATTTCTTTCAGTACTTCGTTGCTTTCTCAG CTTCCCTGTTATccttttcggtgaatgttgcGTATGGATGGACATCACCAACGCTTCCTCTATTGATGAATCCTGATAAATCTCCAATACCCATAACTAGCGATGAAGGGTCGTGGATTGTTGCCATTTATGTTATCGGAACAATTGTAA TAACGATACCCGTGGCTTATTCGATGGAAAA ACTTGGTCGTAAAATAACACTTTTGCTTGGAGCTGTTCCACTAGTCATCGGATGGATATTGATTGGTGTTAGTCAGTCCGTTACGGTAATTTATATTGCCCGAGTATTATGTGGATTTACGCATGGATTAAGTTATTCCGTGCTGCCGATGTATTTGGCCGAAATTGCGTCGGATAAAGTTAGGGGTTCAATTACAATCATGTTGACGGTCATGGCTAAATTTGGTATTTTATGCTCGTATGCTATTGGATCGTATACAGATTACCGAACAACGGCTTGGATAG GTATGGCACCTCCTATTGTGTTCGTAATATTCTTCATATGGTTACCAGACTCTCCGTATTTTCTGATTGGAAAAAATCGAGACAAAGATGCTTTGATAAGCTTAGAAAAGCTCAGAGGTCACAAAGATGTCCAAAGTGAATATGAGATGATGCACAGTGCGGTTAGAAAGTCTGAAGAGAACAAAGGAACGTTCAAGGAAATCATGTCATGGGACAATTTGCATGCTATTGTCATCATTTTGGGTCTCGCAGCCGTACAACAGTTGTGCGGTAGTCAAGCTGTTATATCGTACGCACAAATCATTTTCGATGAAGTCGGCAGTGACCTTGGAGGAGCTGAAAGTACGATTGTCTTAGCTGTCGTTCAGTTGGCAGCAGCTGCCCTATCTTCGGTCACCGTTGATAAATTTGGGCGGAAACCGTTGCTAATGTTTTCGGTGTTGGCTCCAGCGATTTGTAATACAATTGTCGGTGTCTACTTTTATTTACGTGCCAATGGTCAAGATGTTAGCGGACTGGCATGGCTTCCGATGACAGCGATAATGATATTTATTGTTGCATACTCGCTTGGTCTTGCATCTGTTGCGTTTGTTGTATTAGGTGAAGTGTTCCCGAAAAATTTGAGAGCAACAGCTGGTGCTGTTTTCACGATATTCGCTTCGGCCATCGGTTTTGGTGTggcgaaaatgtttcaaattgtcTCAGATGACATTGGAATTTACGCTACGTTTTGGATTTTCGCCGGATTCAGCTATCTGTTCGTTCCGTTCATTTGGTTCGTTTTACCGGAAACCAAAGGGAAATCGTTGGACACGATCCTAGAAGAGCTGCGACCGAAAAAAAGGGCAACGAAAATGATTTAG